One Panthera leo isolate Ple1 chromosome B1, P.leo_Ple1_pat1.1, whole genome shotgun sequence DNA window includes the following coding sequences:
- the NOCT gene encoding nocturnin isoform X3, with the protein MFLPRCPRDFLFLYSPVGVAHSGLVFSVCSMGHGTSRLYSALAKTLNSSTASQHPEYLVSPDPEHLEPIDPKELLEECRAVLHTRPPRFQRDFVDLRMDHPSSHPPIRVMQWNILAQALGEGKDNFVQCPVEALKWEERKCLILEEILAYQPDILCLQEVDHYFDTFQPLLSRLGYQGTFFPKPWSPCLDVEHNNGPDGCALFFLQNRFKLVNSANIRLTAMTLKTNQVAIAQTLECKESSRQFCIAVTHLKARTGWERFRSAQGCDLLQNLQNITQGAKIPLIVCGDFNAEPTEEVYKHFASSSLNLNSAYKLLSADGQSEPPYTTWKIRTSGECRHTLDYIWYSKHALSVRSALDLLTEEQIGPNRLPSFNYPSDHLSLVCDFSFNEEPDGLL; encoded by the exons ATGTTTTTGCCTAGATGCCcaagggattttctttttctttacagtcCAGTTGGTGTTGCTCATTCTGGGTTGGTATTCTCAG TGTGCTCCATGGGACACGGCACGAGCAGGCTGTATAGTGCTCTCGCCAAGACACTGAACAGCAGCACTGCCTCCCAGCACCCGGAGTATTTGGTGTCACCTGATCCAGAACATCTGGAGCCCATTGATCCTAAAGAACTCCTTGAGGAATGCAGGGCTGTCCTGCACACTCGACCCCCCCGATTCCAGAGGGATTTTGTGGACCTGAGGATGGATCACCCCAGCAGCCACCCACCTATTAGGGTCATGCAGTGGAACATCCTTGCCCAAG ctcttggagaaggaaaagacaacTTTGTGCAATGCCCTGTGGAAGCACTcaagtgggaagaaaggaaatgtctCATCCTAGAAGAAATCCTGGCCTACCAGCCTGATATATTATGCCTCCAAGAGGTGGACCATTATTTTGACACCTTCCAACCACTCCTCAGTAGACTGGGCTATCAAGGCACATTTTTCCCCAAGCCCTGGTCACCTTGTCTAGATGTGGAACACAACAACGGACCAGATGGCTGTGCCTTGTTTTTTCTCCAGAACCGATTCAAGCTAGTCAATAGTGCCAATATCAGGCTGACGGCCATGACACTGAAAACCAATCAGGTGGCCATTGCACAGACCCTGGAGTGCAAGGAGTCCAGTAGACAGTTCTGTATCGCTGTCACCCACTTAAAAGCACGCACTGGCTGGGAACGATTTCGCTCAGCTCAGGGTTGTGACCTTCTCCAGAACCTCCAAAACATCACTCAAGGAGCCAAGATTCCCCTTATCGTCTGTGGGGACTTCAACGCAGAGCCAACAGAGGAGGTCTACAAACACTTTGCTTCCTCCAGCCTCAACCTGAACAGTGCCTACAAGCTGCTGAGTGCTGACGGGCAGTCAGAGCCCCCGTATACTACCTGGAAGATCCGGACCTCAGGGGAGTGCCGGCACACGCTGGATTATATCTGGTATTCTAAACATGCTCTGAGTGTGAGGTCAGCTCTTGATTTGCTCACCGAAGAACAGATTGGACCCAACCGGCTGCCGTCTTTTAATTACCCTTCAGACCATCTGTCTctagtgtgtgacttcagctttAATGAGGAACCTGATGGACTTTTATAA
- the NOCT gene encoding nocturnin isoform X4: MCSMGHGTSRLYSALAKTLNSSTASQHPEYLVSPDPEHLEPIDPKELLEECRAVLHTRPPRFQRDFVDLRMDHPSSHPPIRVMQWNILAQALGEGKDNFVQCPVEALKWEERKCLILEEILAYQPDILCLQEVDHYFDTFQPLLSRLGYQGTFFPKPWSPCLDVEHNNGPDGCALFFLQNRFKLVNSANIRLTAMTLKTNQVAIAQTLECKESSRQFCIAVTHLKARTGWERFRSAQGCDLLQNLQNITQGAKIPLIVCGDFNAEPTEEVYKHFASSSLNLNSAYKLLSADGQSEPPYTTWKIRTSGECRHTLDYIWYSKHALSVRSALDLLTEEQIGPNRLPSFNYPSDHLSLVCDFSFNEEPDGLL; the protein is encoded by the exons TGTGCTCCATGGGACACGGCACGAGCAGGCTGTATAGTGCTCTCGCCAAGACACTGAACAGCAGCACTGCCTCCCAGCACCCGGAGTATTTGGTGTCACCTGATCCAGAACATCTGGAGCCCATTGATCCTAAAGAACTCCTTGAGGAATGCAGGGCTGTCCTGCACACTCGACCCCCCCGATTCCAGAGGGATTTTGTGGACCTGAGGATGGATCACCCCAGCAGCCACCCACCTATTAGGGTCATGCAGTGGAACATCCTTGCCCAAG ctcttggagaaggaaaagacaacTTTGTGCAATGCCCTGTGGAAGCACTcaagtgggaagaaaggaaatgtctCATCCTAGAAGAAATCCTGGCCTACCAGCCTGATATATTATGCCTCCAAGAGGTGGACCATTATTTTGACACCTTCCAACCACTCCTCAGTAGACTGGGCTATCAAGGCACATTTTTCCCCAAGCCCTGGTCACCTTGTCTAGATGTGGAACACAACAACGGACCAGATGGCTGTGCCTTGTTTTTTCTCCAGAACCGATTCAAGCTAGTCAATAGTGCCAATATCAGGCTGACGGCCATGACACTGAAAACCAATCAGGTGGCCATTGCACAGACCCTGGAGTGCAAGGAGTCCAGTAGACAGTTCTGTATCGCTGTCACCCACTTAAAAGCACGCACTGGCTGGGAACGATTTCGCTCAGCTCAGGGTTGTGACCTTCTCCAGAACCTCCAAAACATCACTCAAGGAGCCAAGATTCCCCTTATCGTCTGTGGGGACTTCAACGCAGAGCCAACAGAGGAGGTCTACAAACACTTTGCTTCCTCCAGCCTCAACCTGAACAGTGCCTACAAGCTGCTGAGTGCTGACGGGCAGTCAGAGCCCCCGTATACTACCTGGAAGATCCGGACCTCAGGGGAGTGCCGGCACACGCTGGATTATATCTGGTATTCTAAACATGCTCTGAGTGTGAGGTCAGCTCTTGATTTGCTCACCGAAGAACAGATTGGACCCAACCGGCTGCCGTCTTTTAATTACCCTTCAGACCATCTGTCTctagtgtgtgacttcagctttAATGAGGAACCTGATGGACTTTTATAA
- the NOCT gene encoding nocturnin isoform X5: MGHGTSRLYSALAKTLNSSTASQHPEYLVSPDPEHLEPIDPKELLEECRAVLHTRPPRFQRDFVDLRMDHPSSHPPIRVMQWNILAQALGEGKDNFVQCPVEALKWEERKCLILEEILAYQPDILCLQEVDHYFDTFQPLLSRLGYQGTFFPKPWSPCLDVEHNNGPDGCALFFLQNRFKLVNSANIRLTAMTLKTNQVAIAQTLECKESSRQFCIAVTHLKARTGWERFRSAQGCDLLQNLQNITQGAKIPLIVCGDFNAEPTEEVYKHFASSSLNLNSAYKLLSADGQSEPPYTTWKIRTSGECRHTLDYIWYSKHALSVRSALDLLTEEQIGPNRLPSFNYPSDHLSLVCDFSFNEEPDGLL; the protein is encoded by the exons ATGGGACACGGCACGAGCAGGCTGTATAGTGCTCTCGCCAAGACACTGAACAGCAGCACTGCCTCCCAGCACCCGGAGTATTTGGTGTCACCTGATCCAGAACATCTGGAGCCCATTGATCCTAAAGAACTCCTTGAGGAATGCAGGGCTGTCCTGCACACTCGACCCCCCCGATTCCAGAGGGATTTTGTGGACCTGAGGATGGATCACCCCAGCAGCCACCCACCTATTAGGGTCATGCAGTGGAACATCCTTGCCCAAG ctcttggagaaggaaaagacaacTTTGTGCAATGCCCTGTGGAAGCACTcaagtgggaagaaaggaaatgtctCATCCTAGAAGAAATCCTGGCCTACCAGCCTGATATATTATGCCTCCAAGAGGTGGACCATTATTTTGACACCTTCCAACCACTCCTCAGTAGACTGGGCTATCAAGGCACATTTTTCCCCAAGCCCTGGTCACCTTGTCTAGATGTGGAACACAACAACGGACCAGATGGCTGTGCCTTGTTTTTTCTCCAGAACCGATTCAAGCTAGTCAATAGTGCCAATATCAGGCTGACGGCCATGACACTGAAAACCAATCAGGTGGCCATTGCACAGACCCTGGAGTGCAAGGAGTCCAGTAGACAGTTCTGTATCGCTGTCACCCACTTAAAAGCACGCACTGGCTGGGAACGATTTCGCTCAGCTCAGGGTTGTGACCTTCTCCAGAACCTCCAAAACATCACTCAAGGAGCCAAGATTCCCCTTATCGTCTGTGGGGACTTCAACGCAGAGCCAACAGAGGAGGTCTACAAACACTTTGCTTCCTCCAGCCTCAACCTGAACAGTGCCTACAAGCTGCTGAGTGCTGACGGGCAGTCAGAGCCCCCGTATACTACCTGGAAGATCCGGACCTCAGGGGAGTGCCGGCACACGCTGGATTATATCTGGTATTCTAAACATGCTCTGAGTGTGAGGTCAGCTCTTGATTTGCTCACCGAAGAACAGATTGGACCCAACCGGCTGCCGTCTTTTAATTACCCTTCAGACCATCTGTCTctagtgtgtgacttcagctttAATGAGGAACCTGATGGACTTTTATAA